ACTTCAGAATCAGCTATTCGTATGAAGAACTGATAGAACGAAAATGGTGATGTTTTGTCCTGGTCCAACCAAATGGCATTTCCAGCagattttccaaatttgttaCCCTCCTCGTTCGTTATTAATGGCAAAGTTAATCCGTAAACTGACTTTTTGGCAGTACGACCGATGAGTCTGTGACCTGCTACCAAATTTCCCATTTGATCACTTCCCCCAAGCTGGAATCGGCAGTCGTGCTCTTTAAGCAAGTGCAACCAATCGTAAGCCTGAAAGACTTGATACGTGAATTCGGTGAAGCTCATTCCATCTCCCTGAAGACGCTGTTGAACAGATGACATCGTAATCATATCTCCTAAACGAAAATGCCGGCCAATGTTTGCAATAAACCCAACGACGCTTAAATTCCGATACCAATCAGCATTATTAACAATCCTGGAAGCAATTGTTGTTGAGTGTGATATTGCCAGAAATTCTTAGAAACAAACTTTCTTACTTGACTCTACTAAGTGCCGGTGCTGCCGATTTCTTGTTCcagaaaaacttttcatgaTTTTCGAATATCGTCTCGATTTGCCTTTGGATTGCACTCAAATTGTGTTCCACACTCGATACATCCATAAGACTCCGTTCGGAATTACGTCCAGATGGATCGCCGATTCGGCCAGTGGCACCGCCTAACTGAAAAACTATACAAATTAATTCCGTCAACTGCATCCAGTAACAGTGTTTACCAAAGCAATCGGTTGATGTCCTCCTCTTTGGCAATGAATGAGACCCATTATGACCAATAAGTTGCCAACATGCAAACTGTCAGCGGTTGGATCGAATCCAGCATAAATGGTTTGCGGTTTTGTGATGAAACGTTTCCGAATTTCTGGTCTGGAAGTTGATAAATGTTAGGGTGATTATTGACATAGATAGAAGGTGATTTAAAACTCACTCAGCATTGCCGGGAAATAGAGCCTGAAAAAATCCTCTGTCGCTTAGGCTCAGAATATTTTTCCCGTGATGACAGCCCCGTATCTGTGTCACAAGTGGTTGATACAACCTTTTTATAATCATTTTTCCGTGTTCAGTCACTCCACAATCTTTGCCCGTTTATTTACTTTTGTGAGGTTAAGGTGTAGTGTTGTGAAATAATTGACTGTCAGACCGGCTGACGATCTGTCATAACATTGCTGGAAAATAGCTGCAAGTTTAATGGATTTGATGTGAAAAGTACTGTGTAACAAGCTAATAAGTGTGTAAGTGCTGTGAAAACAAGCGATAATTATCCAAAATTCAAGTCTTTCAATATTTCTTACAAGAAGCCGGCAAAATCCAAATGGGATTCGTGAAGGCGATTTTATCCAATcctcacattttttttggagtAGCCAACAGATTAGTCAAGCCAGTTAGACTGCCAATCAGCAGATTCTATTCAACGGTACGTACGTGTGTACCTGTTTCGTAAAGTTTCACTTCAACTACAATTCTTACACAAAGCAGCAGGATGACATCGATCAAAAGAAAGTAAGAAAACTGGCGAAAAAACTAGCTGTTGCTGCTTCTGAGCCACGCTTCTATCAAGCTCGTTCTAGCAAATGGACTGAGCTAAAGAAAAGATACGATCAAGAGGTGGCATCCAAAGAACAAGAAGTTATTCACGTAACACTGCTTGATGGTAAGGTCGTCGAAGGATTTAGCTGGGATCTGACACCATTGCAAATAGCCCAGGACATTAGCCACGCACTGGTACAAGACGTGTACATTGCTAAAATAAACGATCAACTGTGGGATTTTGAGCGACCATTGGAGGCTGActgtaaaattcaattattgaaatatgatTCTCAAGATGCTAAAACCGCATTCTGGACGACAGCTGCATTTACTTTAGCCGAAGCATTGGAAAGATTATATTGTACAGATGATGGTGGTGTGGTGTGTAGTATCGGTTCCACGCAAAGTGGTTTCTACGCAGACATTCATTTGACAGCGAAAACGGTAATGAATTCAGATAATTTGTTGTCTATGGTAACATTAGCTCTACATCATTCACAACTCATATTCACAGATCAACAGAAAAGACATCGGTGCTATTGATGAGCAAATCGCTAAAATACTACAAAACCACAGCAAAGTCGAACGCATTGAGACTACGAAAAGTGATGCAAATGAATTGTTTGCCtataatccgttcaaattgaAAGTGATCAGCGAACGTGTGTGTGATAGACTACCTATATACCGATGTGGCTGTTTCATTGAAATCGTCGATACTCCACTTCTTCGTAAGAATAAAAATGTGAACACCATCAAGATACTAAAGGTAAATGGTAAACAGCAATCAATTGTGATGGAAACTTGTTTACCAATCTgttggttttgtttcttttcgtAGATGGAGTCGGTACTTTGCAATGGCCAGCCCATACAACGCGTTCATGGTGTAGCTTTTCCATCGCACAAAGAATTGAAGGATTACCTTAAGCAGAATAAATTGACGTAGGATCTGTTATGAAATGTGAATAAACCGCTTCGTTTGGCCAATGCATATTACAAAGTCTGTCAAACGCTAATTCAACTTTTAGAAGAACGGTGGTCCAAGAAAAAAAGATCGTGATTGTAATCACAGTGTAATATTGTGGATGAAAGACTTCTGCCGCAAGGGTCTTTCCAGAAAAGTCACTGGGTTCTAGccattataaaatttattccaGCAATTATTTCACTTGTCAGGTCGTtctaataaaatgattttcttagATTTTCGAAACTAGTGCAGCCCTACTATACTTTCAACTCGAAAGCCATGAATGAATGTAACAAGTGAATAGACACAAATTCAATATACTTTGTCAGTGTGGCACTAAATTAATTTGCAATCTTTTCTCTGGATACATTCCGAACGCTCCAGTTTTCATTACATTTGACTGTTCGGCTCAAATCGATAGTTCTTCAACAGATAGTACACATTCAATTTAACGTTCATCAACGCAAATCGAGAGCCGATGCGTATCGATTCCGATTTGAACGGAAAAGGTGTAGTGGTCAAACGGTTAATCGAGGATTTTTTTGCCTATTTGTTTccacaaaaacatttctcatttTGTTCTAAGTTAgtcaaacgttttttttttttttttttgatatcgtGGTGTGTCGCAATGTTATATCAATATGTTGGTGCTCTTATGCACAGTTGTTGTGATCATATTCTTCCTACATAACTAATAAACAACTAATATGGCTACTTCGAAGCAAAGGGAATTCCGTATTCCAAACCCATGTTCATCTTTGGTTCGCGAAAGGATTTCCTATTCCGAAACAAATCCATACTGACGGTGATTAAAGATTTCTACGACGAGTTTCCCAATGATAAGTATGAAGAGTGGTCATCTGTgtattccaataaaaaaaaatcacaaatttccattttcggCGGATGGTTGCACTGGTGCTCGGTGCGTCTAGTACCAAACGAACGAAGTTCTTCCGTACAACCATCCGACGCCATAATATCCAAGTTAAATGGAACGGAAGTTGGtcaaaatgtggaaaatgtaTTCCGATTttctacttaaaaaaaatcacaaatttccattttcggCGGATGGTTGCACTGGTGCTCGGTGCGTCTAGTACCAAACGAACGAAGTTCTTCCGTACAACCATCCGACGCCATAATATCAAAGTTAAATGGAACGGAAGTTGGtcaaaatgtggaaaatgtaTTCCGATTttctacttaaaaaaaaaattcagtccAACTTTTACAACGATAAAACGCCTCAGTTTCTGAAAGCGTGGAAATAGCTTGACtcagaaattcattgaaatattttcttggtaataaaaaaacaattcccTTCATCGaatcaacaatttattttcaattttatatccACTTCTCATTGCATACCAAATTTTAAgcatattttagaaaaataatttgttccaAAGCACTTCAAGGCAAAGTGATTATAGTTTGCAAAAactgtactattttgtatgaaattgtgtttcaaagtaccactcatgcttgaagtacgTTATGTttggaattcaaattttaaaatacacAGATTTTAAATTGGGTTCAAATTTTACCTCGCCAGTCTGTATACCGATTATATACTTGAAACATCGATAGACACAGTCCAGTGCCTGATTATCACTGTCACATAAAACGGTTGCACTTTGCATGGCCGGATTTCGTAATTCCCGAAGGAAGTTGGGAACGGCACGGGAATGACATGGTGGTGCTGGGTCATAATAAATGGCATCTCTTTGTCCATTTATGTCTCGTACGGTATACACACAGATGTGCAGATTTAAACATTTGTCAGCTgccttttttttgccatttcgTTTTGTCACGACAAAGAACGAGACAAATTTGGTGTTCTGACCGCCCAGTTGCGCGGGCCTATACCTGGGATGTAAAATGCAGGGTTGATATTGGCACGATTCGCTTCGTTGAAACGCTCTGGATCAAACTTCTTTGGTTCTGGATAAATTAATGGATCGTTGTGGTAGGCGTGCAGAGGAGCCCATAGTTGTGTGCcctttttaaatttgatgaacCTGCCATCTACTAACAAATCAACATTCTTTGTACATAGGCGATCGATGAAAACAGCCGGTCCGCCAATCCGCAGTACTTCACTCGTAACCATATCCATGTAACGcattttttgaagaatttcgtATGTGATATCCTTACCGTTCAGACTCTTCTCGGTTTCATGAATTTCTTCGGTCAATTTTGCTGAACCTCTGGATTCAATACCATTTGATACGAAAAGGCAGTCATTACTTGGGTGACTGTATCGTAACCAgccaaaaaaatacaaaagttTGCGAAACCAATTCATCGTCCGTCCAATTGCGATTTACCTTGGATTTCTTTACGTTCGACTCGACAGCTGTAGCAAAACCATCGCTCAACGTTTCCTTTTCTTCCTGATGCGACAACTCGCCATTCCTAGCCTTCATCAGCAAATCAATCATATCAGGACGGAAAATTTTCTCCTTACGCCTTGTCTGAATGTTTTCAGCACCATGTCCGAGAAGAATCGTTTCACATCAGAGTCCAAATATTCGATACggaaaaatttcattaccCCTGGTACCACCCGCTGAGCAACGAATTTACATACGCTTTGAACGTAGTCAAATTGGATACCTTTTCCCGATACGGTAGAACTCGTTGTTCTTATCTACAAAtgaattgattttcaaacCAAATGCGCACGATGAAATTACGTCGATTCCACTTCTTCCGAAGACA
This genomic window from Bradysia coprophila strain Holo2 unplaced genomic scaffold, BU_Bcop_v1 contig_6, whole genome shotgun sequence contains:
- the LOC119083386 gene encoding tyrosine--tRNA ligase, mitochondrial-like codes for the protein MIIKRLYQPLVTQIRGCHHGKNILSLSDRGFFQALFPGNAEPEIRKRFITKPQTIYAGFDPTADSLHVGNLLVIMGLIHCQRGGHQPIALLGGATGRIGDPSGRNSERSLMDVSSVEHNLSAIQRQIETIFENHEKFFWNKKSAAPALSRVKIVNNADWYRNLSVVGFIANIGRHFRLGDMITMSSVQQRLQGDGMSFTEFTYQVFQAYDWLHLLKEHDCRFQLGGSDQMGNLVAGHRLIGRTAKKSVYGLTLPLITNEEGNKFGKSAGNAIWLDQDKTSPFSFYQFFIRIADSEVENLLKLLTLLPLKEIDEIMVQHKQVPELRQAQRKLAQQITLLVHGETGLQKAEAISSALYKGSVDALGKLNLNEVKECFAGAALCEILPAPGMTILEAAMKCKCFASERDAMRIITAGGFYINQNQTKNIAEVLSPSVHVLENGLTLFRVGKKNYYIVTWL
- the LOC119083387 gene encoding threonine--tRNA ligase, cytoplasmic-like isoform X2, producing MGFVKAILSNPHIFFGVANRLVKPVRLPISRFYSTQDDIDQKKVRKLAKKLAVAASEPRFYQARSSKWTELKKRYDQEVASKEQEVIHVTLLDGKVVEGFSWDLTPLQIAQDISHALVQDVYIAKINDQLWDFERPLEADCKIQLLKYDSQDAKTAFWTTAAFTLAEALERLYCTDDGGVVCSIGSTQSGFYADIHLTAKTINRKDIGAIDEQIAKILQNHSKVERIETTKSDANELFAYNPFKLKVISERVCDRLPIYRCGCFIEIVDTPLLRKNKNVNTIKILKMESVLCNGQPIQRVHGVAFPSHKELKDYLKQNKLT
- the LOC119083387 gene encoding threonine--tRNA ligase, cytoplasmic-like isoform X1, which produces MGFVKAILSNPHIFFGVANRLVKPVRLPISRFYSTQQDDIDQKKVRKLAKKLAVAASEPRFYQARSSKWTELKKRYDQEVASKEQEVIHVTLLDGKVVEGFSWDLTPLQIAQDISHALVQDVYIAKINDQLWDFERPLEADCKIQLLKYDSQDAKTAFWTTAAFTLAEALERLYCTDDGGVVCSIGSTQSGFYADIHLTAKTINRKDIGAIDEQIAKILQNHSKVERIETTKSDANELFAYNPFKLKVISERVCDRLPIYRCGCFIEIVDTPLLRKNKNVNTIKILKMESVLCNGQPIQRVHGVAFPSHKELKDYLKQNKLT